In Chitinophaga nivalis, a single genomic region encodes these proteins:
- a CDS encoding zinc-dependent alcohol dehydrogenase — protein sequence MQAIVYNRPWDVQLTEKAEPVLSLPDEVIVEIRATGICGTDLSIISGEYDARPQVIIGHESAGVVVATGSSVDNCRIGDRVIIDPTYYCGYCEHCRKGLRNHCLLKAGTEAGVSVDGTFTRYFKTTQRFIYPLADHIPFEQGAMSEPLSCVLTAVKKLAVTPYMRTAILGGGPIGLLFYQALSRHGIRDGVICETSPQRIKLIEGNNFLANGWQTAPAFVPKKNQYDLIIDTTGSLLEKSMLAIADGGKISLMGLRNNQQTINPREIADRSISIIGSIDSADTFKHAVDLINSGTLGLEKLITHAYPLQDFQAALQDLGCDPVKQQRTNQIASLKSVIMI from the coding sequence ATGCAAGCCATTGTATATAACCGTCCCTGGGATGTTCAACTCACAGAAAAAGCAGAACCGGTACTCTCCCTGCCGGATGAAGTCATTGTAGAAATACGCGCCACAGGCATCTGCGGTACCGACCTCAGTATCATCTCCGGCGAATACGACGCCCGCCCGCAGGTGATTATCGGACATGAATCTGCCGGCGTGGTAGTAGCCACCGGCAGCAGTGTGGACAATTGTCGTATAGGCGACCGCGTTATTATTGATCCTACCTATTACTGTGGTTACTGCGAACATTGCAGAAAAGGACTGCGGAATCATTGTCTGCTGAAAGCCGGTACCGAAGCCGGCGTATCAGTAGATGGCACCTTTACCCGGTATTTCAAAACCACGCAGCGGTTTATTTATCCGCTGGCAGATCATATTCCGTTTGAACAGGGCGCCATGTCGGAGCCATTGAGCTGTGTACTCACCGCCGTGAAGAAACTGGCCGTCACGCCGTATATGCGTACGGCCATACTGGGCGGCGGCCCTATCGGATTGCTGTTCTATCAGGCACTATCGCGGCATGGGATCAGAGATGGTGTTATCTGCGAAACATCCCCGCAACGCATCAAACTGATCGAAGGCAATAATTTCCTCGCCAATGGCTGGCAAACAGCACCGGCATTTGTACCGAAGAAAAACCAATATGACCTCATCATCGACACCACCGGCAGCCTGCTGGAAAAGTCGATGCTGGCCATTGCCGACGGCGGCAAAATATCGCTGATGGGATTGCGCAACAATCAGCAAACCATCAACCCCAGAGAAATTGCAGACCGCAGCATTTCCATTATCGGTTCCATCGATTCCGCCGACACCTTTAAACACGCTGTGGACCTGATCAACAGCGGTACCCTGGGGCTGGAAAAACTCATCACCCATGCCTATCCACTGCAGGATTTCCAGGCCGCTCTGCAGGACCTGGGTTGCGATCCGGTAAAACAACAACGGACCAACCAGATTGCCAGTCTGAAATCTGTGATCATGATCTAA
- a CDS encoding aspartate aminotransferase family protein codes for MSSNVQFTKGKGIRLYTPQEEEYIDAVSGTFNIALGYSHPELTEHLKTQLENLVHVSSSFNGDLVQQVLTSILEHAPDHITDGWLRDIIGSTANEGAVKIANKYNGKNEVISLSMSHHGQTLYATSISGNAFRRKSLSSTLFIQHGTVPAPYCYRCPYSAKGAPACGFLCTEAIYDYIQYSSSDNVSCIILEPILGNGGNIVPPEGYFQRIKKICDELEIVLIADEVQTGIGRTGHMFASGYYDIQPDIITLAKGLGGTGIPAAAILYRSELAVLEKFEHSYTSGGNLLSLAAAQKTMEIVSREGFLENVRTNGVLLGQLLQQLQEAYPQVIGDVRGIGYMWGLEIVDKDGAPDVALTNRLIEMAFTDHQLILRGSRYGFGNVLKVRPALTATADDIVLICDRLRQLFRQL; via the coding sequence ATGTCCAGCAACGTTCAATTCACAAAAGGAAAAGGTATCCGCCTTTACACACCACAGGAGGAAGAGTACATTGATGCCGTATCCGGCACCTTTAACATTGCCCTGGGTTATAGTCACCCGGAACTAACGGAACATCTTAAAACCCAGCTGGAAAACCTGGTGCATGTTTCCTCCTCTTTCAACGGCGACCTGGTGCAGCAGGTACTGACCAGCATCCTGGAACACGCCCCCGATCACATTACCGACGGCTGGCTGCGCGATATCATTGGTTCTACCGCCAATGAAGGCGCTGTAAAAATTGCCAACAAATACAACGGCAAAAATGAAGTCATCAGCCTTTCGATGTCGCACCACGGTCAAACACTTTATGCTACCAGCATTTCCGGCAATGCATTCCGCCGTAAATCTCTTTCCAGTACCCTTTTCATTCAGCATGGTACCGTACCGGCGCCGTACTGTTACCGCTGTCCCTATTCGGCCAAAGGCGCCCCTGCCTGCGGCTTTCTATGCACAGAAGCGATCTACGATTACATCCAGTACAGCAGTTCCGATAACGTTTCCTGTATCATCCTGGAACCCATACTGGGCAATGGCGGCAATATTGTGCCACCCGAAGGTTATTTCCAACGGATCAAAAAAATCTGCGACGAATTGGAGATTGTATTAATCGCTGATGAAGTACAAACCGGCATTGGCAGAACCGGACATATGTTTGCCAGCGGCTACTATGACATACAACCGGATATTATCACACTGGCCAAAGGACTCGGCGGCACGGGCATACCGGCAGCTGCCATCCTCTATCGCAGTGAACTGGCCGTGCTGGAAAAATTCGAGCATTCCTACACTTCCGGTGGTAACCTGTTATCGCTGGCGGCAGCACAGAAAACCATGGAAATTGTTTCCCGCGAAGGTTTCCTGGAAAACGTGCGCACTAATGGCGTACTGTTGGGTCAATTGCTGCAACAGCTGCAGGAAGCCTATCCGCAGGTCATTGGCGACGTACGGGGCATTGGGTATATGTGGGGACTGGAAATCGTCGACAAAGACGGGGCACCCGATGTAGCGCTTACCAACCGGCTCATAGAAATGGCCTTCACCGATCATCAGCTCATCCTGCGGGGATCGAGATATGGGTTCGGCAATGTGCTGAAAGTAAGACCCGCGCTTACTGCTACGGCAGATGATATTGTACTCATCTGCGATCGTCTCCGCCAGTTATTCCGTCAACTATAA
- a CDS encoding MBL fold metallo-hydrolase, which produces MSLTITGYSTALFATWYFVEELGLLFDAGDGLSAALLQKSRKINQVFISHADRDHLTGLLQLNQLNARTGFPVIYYPKDSQSFPAMAEFVARFDPHTGGTVWQPVAAATDIRLRDDLLVRTFRNGHVVVPDTVTKSLSYQVIQTKKKLKPAYLHLSGEEIRRIGEEQGKESLSTIVETKLLGYSGDTPVESPERWDHTEILIHEATFLGGREDAGIHAHGNKHSTLEEVMEMVSGIHLQTLILGHFSSRYTPEQIDRHIRQLCDKYAINIPVHRILPGQTVTDILHTQPVNQ; this is translated from the coding sequence ATGTCATTAACGATTACCGGCTATTCTACTGCTTTGTTTGCCACCTGGTATTTTGTGGAAGAACTGGGGCTGCTGTTCGATGCCGGCGATGGATTATCCGCCGCATTGCTGCAGAAAAGCAGGAAAATCAACCAGGTATTTATTTCGCATGCCGACCGGGATCACCTGACGGGATTGTTGCAATTGAATCAGTTGAATGCACGTACAGGCTTTCCCGTTATCTACTACCCGAAAGACAGCCAATCCTTTCCGGCAATGGCTGAATTTGTGGCCCGTTTTGATCCGCATACCGGCGGCACTGTCTGGCAACCGGTAGCTGCGGCCACCGACATCCGGCTGCGCGATGATCTGCTGGTCAGAACCTTCCGGAACGGGCATGTAGTAGTGCCGGATACGGTTACTAAAAGCCTGAGTTATCAGGTTATTCAGACAAAGAAAAAACTGAAACCAGCATACCTGCATTTAAGCGGGGAAGAAATCCGAAGAATAGGCGAAGAACAGGGAAAAGAAAGTCTGAGTACCATCGTGGAAACGAAACTGCTGGGGTATTCCGGCGATACGCCGGTGGAATCTCCGGAACGATGGGATCATACAGAAATCCTGATTCATGAAGCTACTTTCCTGGGTGGCCGGGAAGATGCCGGTATACACGCACATGGCAATAAACACAGTACCTTGGAGGAAGTTATGGAAATGGTGAGTGGCATCCACCTCCAAACACTCATCCTTGGACATTTTTCTTCCCGCTATACTCCGGAGCAGATAGACCGGCATATCCGGCAGCTTTGTGATAAATATGCCATCAATATTCCGGTACACCGCATTTTACCGGGGCAGACGGTCACGGATATCCTGCATACACAGCCCGTTAATCAATAG
- a CDS encoding porin family protein, whose translation MKYIITCSLCLLLHITVRAQQSNLSFGIKAGINQAGLTGGMIDSLSTGGATSKQTGIQIGVSLNHQFSKYCWLKQELFYSLRRVQLQLADDTHPAYNSPFRRQSIDLFPASPTFHYKGFQVFAGPFISMLLTASLQRRDDNGNTYTDKSLYGTATADNKYSHKFDAGLAAGLEYEFPLGINIGVRYMRGFVPIIENAAAQQQWQIFNQTAAFTVGYSF comes from the coding sequence ATGAAATATATCATTACGTGCAGCCTGTGCCTGTTGTTACACATCACCGTGCGGGCACAGCAAAGCAACCTTTCCTTTGGCATCAAAGCCGGCATCAATCAGGCCGGCCTGACCGGAGGAATGATCGATAGCCTGTCTACCGGCGGCGCTACCAGCAAACAAACCGGTATACAAATCGGCGTCTCCCTCAACCATCAATTCAGTAAATATTGCTGGCTGAAACAGGAGCTCTTCTACAGCCTGCGACGGGTACAATTGCAACTGGCGGATGACACCCATCCGGCCTACAACAGTCCCTTCCGCCGCCAGTCTATAGACCTGTTTCCTGCCAGCCCTACCTTTCATTACAAAGGATTCCAGGTATTTGCAGGACCTTTTATCAGCATGCTGCTGACGGCTTCGCTGCAACGCAGGGATGATAACGGGAACACCTATACGGATAAATCACTTTATGGCACCGCTACCGCGGATAATAAGTACAGCCATAAATTTGATGCAGGACTGGCAGCCGGACTGGAATATGAATTCCCTTTGGGTATTAACATCGGCGTGCGTTATATGCGTGGATTTGTGCCTATTATAGAAAACGCGGCTGCCCAGCAACAATGGCAGATTTTTAACCAGACAGCCGCTTTCACAGTTGGATATAGTTTCTAA
- a CDS encoding TolC family protein, which yields MKKKMTPLFLIGCLAAGLQTSAQTATSFIRIPLTYDSFLQGVGQHNLGYAAEQYNVAMATANTTAAKIFPDPQLSMGAVDNGQRRMKMGYGFTAELGWTLELGGKRRARIHLATSQEEMAQALLTDYFRQLRANATLDYLNALKQQAIYEVRYNSYQSMQGIADADSIRFKLGAITAIDARQSRLEAAAMRNEVYEGDAGRQTALLQLSTLLGKAPADTLYQPTGDFSGFERHFDLAALLTAALNNRADLLAARKSRQTAKDALQLAKANRVLDLGLTAGVGNNAVVRNVVAPTPSTTAVTAGISIPLKFSNRNPGELKAATYGVLQADVVYEQTVVQIQQEVRQASINYYAAGQQVRQFKTGLLADAQQVLEGKKYSYSRGETTLLEVLNAQRTYNETQQSYYETLYNYAAALVELERAAGIWDINF from the coding sequence ATGAAAAAGAAAATGACTCCCCTGTTCCTGATCGGCTGCCTGGCAGCCGGTTTACAGACTTCCGCACAAACAGCGACTTCGTTTATCCGTATACCACTGACTTACGACAGCTTTCTGCAAGGCGTTGGCCAGCATAACCTGGGCTATGCCGCAGAACAATACAATGTAGCTATGGCAACGGCGAATACAACCGCCGCTAAAATCTTCCCGGACCCACAGTTATCCATGGGGGCTGTAGATAATGGTCAGCGCCGCATGAAAATGGGTTACGGCTTCACCGCCGAATTAGGCTGGACGCTGGAACTGGGCGGTAAACGCCGGGCGCGCATACACCTCGCCACCAGCCAGGAAGAAATGGCCCAAGCCCTGCTGACAGATTATTTCCGGCAACTCCGGGCCAATGCTACCCTGGATTATCTCAACGCCCTGAAACAACAGGCTATCTATGAAGTACGGTATAATTCCTACCAAAGTATGCAGGGCATTGCCGATGCAGACAGCATCCGTTTTAAGCTGGGCGCCATCACGGCGATAGATGCCCGGCAAAGCCGGCTGGAAGCGGCTGCCATGCGTAATGAGGTGTACGAAGGCGACGCCGGCCGCCAAACGGCTTTATTGCAACTCAGCACGCTGCTGGGCAAAGCGCCTGCTGATACGCTATACCAGCCCACTGGCGATTTCAGCGGATTTGAACGGCACTTCGACCTGGCAGCATTGCTCACCGCTGCCCTGAACAACCGGGCAGACTTGCTGGCAGCACGTAAAAGCCGGCAGACCGCCAAAGATGCGCTGCAACTGGCGAAAGCCAACAGGGTGCTGGATCTGGGCCTGACCGCCGGCGTAGGTAATAATGCCGTGGTACGTAACGTGGTAGCCCCTACGCCGTCTACTACTGCCGTAACTGCGGGCATCTCCATTCCCCTGAAATTTTCCAACCGCAATCCCGGAGAGCTGAAAGCCGCCACCTATGGCGTACTACAGGCAGATGTGGTATATGAACAAACGGTGGTACAAATACAACAGGAAGTCAGACAGGCCAGCATCAACTATTACGCCGCCGGGCAACAGGTACGTCAGTTTAAAACAGGACTGCTGGCAGATGCCCAACAGGTATTGGAAGGAAAAAAATACAGCTACAGCCGCGGAGAAACCACGCTGCTCGAAGTGTTAAACGCACAGCGTACCTACAATGAAACGCAGCAAAGCTACTATGAAACGTTGTATAACTATGCAGCGGCGCTGGTGGAGCTGGAAAGGGCCGCAGGCATCTGGGATATTAACTTTTAA